The genomic DNA GCCGCCGCTGGCCTGCAGTTCCAGCTGCACTGCCTGGCTGGCGATCTCGGCCAGGGCGATGCGGCTCTCGAACAGCAGCCACGGTTCGGCCACGAAGCGTTCGCTGCGCACGCCGGCTACCAGGCGCGCGGTCACTTCGTCGAGCTGCCGCGCCAGCGCCTGCAGGGGTTCGGCGAGGATGCCGCGCGAGGCCTGGCCCTGCCCGGCCTCGCCAGCCGCGCGCAAGGCGCGCCGCGCCAGGCCGATGGACAGGCCGCACTGCAGCCCGGCGAAGGCCGGCCGCGCTCGCGGCAGATACTGGCGCGCGTCCGGATGGATCAGCCATTCGGGCCCGATGCGTACATCGCGCACGTCCAGCGCCGCCGTGTTGCTGGACTGCAGCGCCAGCAGGTTCAGGTCGGCGCTGCGCGTCAGTCCGTCGATGTCGTGCGGCAAGGCCACCACCGCCGGCGTGCCGTCCGGCGACGAGACGGCCGCGGCCACCAGGAAGCCCTGCTTGCGCAGGTTGGTCACCCACGGCATGCGGCCGTCCAGCCGCCAATCCGTGCCGTCCTGGCGCGCGCCGATCTGCAGCGATTCGATGCCGCTGAGGAACTTCATGGCGTTCGACAGCGCCGTGGCGCCGGCCGTTTCGCCCGCCAGCAAGGGCGCCAGCCACGCCCGCGACAAGGCCGCGTTGGGGCTGCGCAGCAGGTATTCGATGAAAACGCGCTGGCCCCAGGCCACGAAGGCCGCGGCCACGGAATGCTCGGCCACCTGCGACACCGCCTCGATGGCGTCGCCGATGTCGGTGCCCGGCGCGCCGCCCTGCTCAGCCGGCACGCCCAGGCGGAACACGCCCGCCTCGGCCAATCGCGGCAGGACCTCGGCGGCGTCATGGCTGCCGTCGTCCAGCGCGCCGGCATGGGCGTCGAGCCAGGCGGCCAGCCCGGGCGACAGGCGCGGGTCCGGTTGCCGCGCCGTCATTGCGCGCCGCTCCAGGCGTAGGCGCCCAACTGCTCGTTCAGCGGCGTCTGCGCCAGGTTGTTGCCGAAATTGCAGATGGTCGCCAACCCCACGCCGACGATCACTTCGAGCGCGTTGCCGTCGCTGTAGCCGGCCTCGCGCAAGGCCTGCAGCTCGGCGTCGCTGACGCGGCCGCGGGTACGGATCACGGCTTCGGTGAACGCGGCCAGCGCCTGCAGGCGGGCGTCGGGCAGCGTGCCTTGCGCGCGCAGCGCATCCACCACTTCGGGCGAGAGCTTGGCCTTGTTGCGCGCCAGCGCGGTGTGGCCGGCCACGCAGAAGGTGCAGCCGTGGCGGGTGCCGGCCACCA from Achromobacter xylosoxidans includes the following:
- a CDS encoding carboxymuconolactone decarboxylase family protein; amino-acid sequence: MARLPVHTAQSAPEPTRAALAAAEQGAGYLSNLLGVLANAPVALEAYQTLSQINARAGLTLQEREVVQLVAGTRHGCTFCVAGHTALARNKAKLSPEVVDALRAQGTLPDARLQALAAFTEAVIRTRGRVSDAELQALREAGYSDGNALEVIVGVGLATICNFGNNLAQTPLNEQLGAYAWSGAQ
- a CDS encoding acyl-CoA dehydrogenase family protein, with product MTARQPDPRLSPGLAAWLDAHAGALDDGSHDAAEVLPRLAEAGVFRLGVPAEQGGAPGTDIGDAIEAVSQVAEHSVAAAFVAWGQRVFIEYLLRSPNAALSRAWLAPLLAGETAGATALSNAMKFLSGIESLQIGARQDGTDWRLDGRMPWVTNLRKQGFLVAAAVSSPDGTPAVVALPHDIDGLTRSADLNLLALQSSNTAALDVRDVRIGPEWLIHPDARQYLPRARPAFAGLQCGLSIGLARRALRAAGEAGQGQASRGILAEPLQALARQLDEVTARLVAGVRSERFVAEPWLLFESRIALAEIASQAVQLELQASGGAAYLRPAGDGFARRWREAAFLPIVTPSLVQLKTELAKRQARLAAEGAA